One Cicer arietinum cultivar CDC Frontier isolate Library 1 chromosome 8, Cicar.CDCFrontier_v2.0, whole genome shotgun sequence DNA segment encodes these proteins:
- the LOC101499231 gene encoding uncharacterized protein, giving the protein MEWKRVLKSKVHELAFPNTSSMCPPPEKVKTKGRVKKSKGKKSDEYDIYRDPSYFEHVNATYCKDLGSQLSQSSKKRQPYIDEIFDVAADGNCGFRAIALLLGHGEECWYMVRNSLDQKIASHVTPYDRLFTRLIREVRDPLKISGLGLQPMNKWLSIPDMSYVIATTYNIILVTFGQTFSMTFFPMRGSHSGSTKNDRICCIRFVNRNHWVLLKMKEGFPMPEIAPGWKQYRIDEATSWAIAYTGRLQHWGIGGGYELEAYALVDGTL; this is encoded by the exons atggaaT GGAAACGAGTGTTGAAGAGTAAAGTGCATGAACTTGCTTTTCCAAATACAAGTTCAATGTGTCCACCACCTGAAAAAGTCAAAACCAAAGGACGAGTGAAGAAGAGTAAGGGTAAGAAGTCGGATGAATATGATATATATCGAGACCCttcttactttgagcatgttaatgcaacatattGTAAAGATCTTGGTTCCCAACTATCTCAGTCATCAAAGAAGAGACAA CCATACATTGATGAAATATTTGATGTGGCAGCGGATGGAAATTGTGGTTTTCGCGCTATTGCATTATTGCTTGGACACGGTGAAGAGTGTTGGTATATGGTCCGCAATAGTTTGGACCAGAAGATTGCTTCTCATGTAACTCCATATGATAGACTGTTCACAAGACTCATTAGAGAAGTAAGAGATCCGTTGAAAATATCCGGCTTAGGTCTTCAGCCCATGAATAAATGGTTGTCCATACCTGATATGAGTTACGTGATAGcgacaacatataatattattcttgtcaCGTTTGGTCAAACATTTTCAATGACTTTCTTTCCTATGAGGGGTTCACATTCAggatcgacaaaaaatgatcgcATTTGTTGTATTCGTTTTGTTAATAGAAATCACTGGGTTCTG ttAAAGATGAAAGAGGGATTTCCAATGCCAGAAATTGCACCAGGTTGGAAGCAATATCGCATCGATGAAGCAACTTCTTGGGCAATAGCATATACAGGGCGTCTACAACACTGGGG GATAGGTGGCGGCTATGAACTAGAAGCATATGCACTGGTGGACGGTACACTATAA